Proteins found in one Planococcus citri chromosome 2, ihPlaCitr1.1, whole genome shotgun sequence genomic segment:
- the su(sable) gene encoding general transcriptional corepressor trfA isoform X3, whose amino-acid sequence MFRTYSSLKYFPSLTVCTSFSEPNFKEMEADDIEDGEILEDESNEPTFPIKECPNNNEFPIVNKDFPHFEIENFEQKLHDEVKNSFAEYFSHHLKDKRNHHHESHKNSRRDRSTYSDIPRKRRRMDDGDGCIRNDKTYYEKNNKSNYEVPSMKNYDEETNDDDMIYVLGGSLNDSEKPHMPMKNEMPYDLNDSMMYPNEDENDDSRPYHKRSPLRRDNYKKDRSRPRGLSDRGPDRGFDRGSDRGPDRGFDRGPDRGSDRGLDRGPDRCNVGMAKRRGRGGGVGVRGGGEMHRKGKPRDREDNNDFYNNQGKNQRGNEPMYSHQYNMPRKLEVCKFYLNDCCTKRDKCIYMHNDFPCKYHHTPGSTCHLGKSCKFSHSKLDEIQRAVLKKYADIPCKEIDDMQRFHRENSGSSTYSAHKEKKESANANNQNSRIPSLFDVKIPIPPEFRDEEGSSTPMPSPQSGSQIYDDDENDETIYNKMNHDHNDRHTETTTDGEDTDRKHSNEDTAHKSHHRKKSKKGDDHSSDSERRKHSEKRKKHSKKEERKFDKKKKHEQKQVDDTYSNMFPELEEPPWDADFDKEDEPQEQAPALALTPAVVTPAIVEEQRSPKHEQKEPSDALSHLPKKQQELFLRIQQHQKEAETGQNSNIDEKDDEEDGKADVNWYSSDEEEPEKPESSSPLATILRTIQTNSNNVPSNEKSNNSNPVNTYLPNTSSSRPAPSQETDSVMVDPSQLANIDLSDEVTQLLKSVMKTDASSSNQPASTDSLPSNSDRDDRVFSHSRRSSDDKNYQIDQMTSNVAKPSQNEDVDLRYLNANSILNTASLFASNSHESNPNNDIDFRTLPFKPVPIHDAATEINASITAHPPMEYKLKPLSFIPRVNYASMTDVAKMCVNDPRFKKKLMNPSSTENVENAHSCPPFIPQDPRHALAVKSMNETPRIDPRLADPRKPHTIDPRLDTKNAVPNSKLDQRPDPRMMEAKVPDKEPVRPIVDFRDPRLKSCKFPEIPMPFPIMTPLPPILPEMAAPMPVRKEDPRLKYRANQK is encoded by the exons TAAAGAAATGGAAGCCGATGATATCGAAGATGGCGAAATATTGGAGGATGAAAGTAACGAGCCAACCTTCCCAATCAAAGAATGTCCTAACAATAACGAGTTCCCAATCGTAAATAAAGACTTCccacattttgaaattgaaaatttcgaacaaaaacTTCACGATGAGGTGAAGAACTCCTTCgcagaatatttttctcatcatCTCAAAGACAAGAGAAACCATCATCATGAATCTCATAAAAATTCGAGACGCGATCGATCGACGTATTCTGATATACCAAGAAAACGCAGAAGAATGGATGATGGCGATGGGTGTATCAGAAACGATAAAACGTATTACGAAAAA aataaCAAGTCGAATTACGAAGTTCCCAGTATGAAGAATTATGACGAAGAAACCAACGATGATGATATGATTTATGTGTTAGGAGGTTCGTTGAATGATAGTGAAAAACCGCATATGcctatgaaaaatgaaatgccGTATGATTTAAATGATTCGATGATGTACCCTAATGAAG ATGAAAACGACGATTCTCGACCGTACCATAAACGATCTCCTTTACGAAGAGACAACTATAAGAAAGATCGAAGTCGTCCCCGTGGTCTTTCAGATCGAGGCCCTGACCGAGGTTTCGATAGAGGATCGGATAGAGGACCGGACCGAGGATTTGATAGAGGTCCTGATAGAGGCTCCGATCGCGGGCTGGACCGTGGACCTGATCGTTGCAACGTAGGCATGGCCAAAAGACGAGGTAGAGGCGGCGGTGTCGGAGTGCGCGGAGGAGGAGAAATGCACCGCAAAGGAAAACCCAGAGATAGAGAAGATAATAATGACTTTTATAATAATCAAGGAAAAAATCAGAGG gGGAACGAACCTATGTATTCGCATCAGTACAATATGCCTCGTAAACTGGAAGTTTGTAAATTCTATCTAAACGATTGCTGTACTAAACGAGATAAATGTATATACATGCACAATGATTTCCCTTGTAAATATCATCATACTCCTGGATCAACTTGTCATCTTGGCAAAAGTTGCAAATTTAGTCACTCGAAATTAGACGAAATTCAAAGAGCTgttctcaaaaaa TACGCGGATATACCTTGTAAAGAAATCGATGATATGCAACGCTTTCACCGAGAAAATAGCGGAAGTTCTACATACTCGGCTCATAAAGAGAAGAAAGAATCAGCTAATGCGAATAATCAAAATTCTCGAATACCGTCTTTGTTCGACGTGAAAATACCAATACCACCGGAATTTCGAG ACGAAGAAGGTAGTTCCACACCTATGCCTTCTCCTCAGAGCGGTTCTCAAATCTACGACGATGATGAAAA tGACGAAActatttataataaaatgaaCCATGATCATAATGACCGACACACAGAAACGACAACAGATGGAGAAGACACCGACAGAAAGCATAGCAATGAAGATACTGCGCACAAGAGTCATCATAGAAAAAAGAGTAAGAAAGGCGACGATCACAGCAGCGATAGCGAAAGAAGAAAACATtctgaaaaacgtaaaaaacattcgaaaaaagaagaaagaaaattcgacaagaagaaaaaacacgAACAAAAACAAGTCGATGATACTTATTCGAACATGTTTCCTGAACTGGAAGAACCTCCTTGGGATGCAGATTTCGACAAAGAAGACGAACCCCAAGAACAAG ctccagctCTTGCACTTACTCCAGCTGTTGTTACTCCTGCCATTGTAGAAGAACAACGAAGTCCGAAACACGAACAAAAAGAACCATCGGACGCGTTATCTCATCTACCTAAAAAACAACAAGAATTATTTTTAAGGATACAACAACATCAAAAAGAAGCCGAAACCGGTCAA AATTccaatattgatgaaaaagacGACGAAGAAGATGGTAAGGCAGACGTTAATTGGTACTCAAGTGATGAGGAAGAACCGGAGAAACCCGAGAGTTCATCTCCATTAGCTACTATTTTGAGAACAATTCAAACTAATTCAAATAACGTTCCTAGCAATGAGAAATCAAATAATTCTAATCCTGTAAATACGTATTTGCCGAATACTTCTTCGTCTAGACCGGCACCTTCTCAAGAGACTGATTCTGTG ATGGTTGATCCCTCGCAATTAGCAAATATCGATCTTAGCGACGAAGTCACTCAATTACTAAAGTCTGTTATGAAAACAGATGCTTCCTCAAGCAACCAACCAGCTTCTACGGATTCATTACCATCGAACTCTGATAGAGATGATCGAGTGTTCTCGCATTctag GAGGTCTTCggatgataaaaattatcaaattgatcaaatgacGAGCAATGTAGCTAAGCCTTCTCAAAATGAAGACGTTGATCTGCGTTATTTAAATGCTAATAGCATATTGAACACCGCTTCGTTGTTTGCTTCTAATAGTCACGAATCTAATCCAAATAATGATATCGATTTTCGAACGTTACCATTTAAACCTGTTCCTATTCACGATGCTGCCACAGAAATAAATGCTTCGATTACTGCCCATCCCCCGATGGAGTATAAATTAAAACCACTCTCGTTTATTCCTCGTGTAAATTACGCTTCCATGACGGACGTGGCCAAA atgtGTGTAAACGATCCTCGCTTCAAAAAGAAACTAATGAATCCATCGAGTACAGAAAACGTAGAAAATGCTCACTCATGTCCACCATTCATACCGCAAGATCCACGTCATGCTTTAGCTGTCAAATCTATGAACGAAACGCCACGTATTGATCCAAGACTAGCAGATCCTCGTAAGCCTCACACAATCGATCCACGATTAGATACCAAGAACGCCGTTCCTAATTCGAAACTTGATCAAAGACCCGATCCTAGAATGATGGAAGCAAAAGTACCAGATAAAGAACCAGTTCGTCCTATTGTCGATTTTCGTGATCCTAGACTTAAATCTTGTAAATTTCCCGAAATTCCTATGCCTTTCCCTATAATGACACCTTTACCTCCGATTTTACCTGAAATGGCAGCCCCTATGCCGGTTAGGAAAGAAGATCCTAGGTTAAAATACAGAGCTAACCAAAAGTAA
- the su(sable) gene encoding general transcriptional corepressor trfA isoform X2 — MGKAKPELPHDGVRRQFESAMVEAIKEMEADDIEDGEILEDESNEPTFPIKECPNNNEFPIVNKDFPHFEIENFEQKLHDEVKNSFAEYFSHHLKDKRNHHHESHKNSRRDRSTYSDIPRKRRRMDDGDGCIRNDKTYYEKNNKSNYEVPSMKNYDEETNDDDMIYVLGGSLNDSEKPHMPMKNEMPYDLNDSMMYPNEDENDDSRPYHKRSPLRRDNYKKDRSRPRGLSDRGPDRGFDRGSDRGPDRGFDRGPDRGSDRGLDRGPDRCNVGMAKRRGRGGGVGVRGGGEMHRKGKPRDREDNNDFYNNQGKNQRGNEPMYSHQYNMPRKLEVCKFYLNDCCTKRDKCIYMHNDFPCKYHHTPGSTCHLGKSCKFSHSKLDEIQRAVLKKYADIPCKEIDDMQRFHRENSGSSTYSAHKEKKESANANNQNSRIPSLFDVKIPIPPEFRDEEGSSTPMPSPQSGSQIYDDDENDETIYNKMNHDHNDRHTETTTDGEDTDRKHSNEDTAHKSHHRKKSKKGDDHSSDSERRKHSEKRKKHSKKEERKFDKKKKHEQKQVDDTYSNMFPELEEPPWDADFDKEDEPQEQAPALALTPAVVTPAIVEEQRSPKHEQKEPSDALSHLPKKQQELFLRIQQHQKEAETGQNSNIDEKDDEEDGKADVNWYSSDEEEPEKPESSSPLATILRTIQTNSNNVPSNEKSNNSNPVNTYLPNTSSSRPAPSQETDSVMVDPSQLANIDLSDEVTQLLKSVMKTDASSSNQPASTDSLPSNSDRDDRVFSHSSRRSSDDKNYQIDQMTSNVAKPSQNEDVDLRYLNANSILNTASLFASNSHESNPNNDIDFRTLPFKPVPIHDAATEINASITAHPPMEYKLKPLSFIPRVNYASMTDVAKMCVNDPRFKKKLMNPSSTENVENAHSCPPFIPQDPRHALAVKSMNETPRIDPRLADPRKPHTIDPRLDTKNAVPNSKLDQRPDPRMMEAKVPDKEPVRPIVDFRDPRLKSCKFPEIPMPFPIMTPLPPILPEMAAPMPVRKEDPRLKYRANQK; from the exons TAAAGAAATGGAAGCCGATGATATCGAAGATGGCGAAATATTGGAGGATGAAAGTAACGAGCCAACCTTCCCAATCAAAGAATGTCCTAACAATAACGAGTTCCCAATCGTAAATAAAGACTTCccacattttgaaattgaaaatttcgaacaaaaacTTCACGATGAGGTGAAGAACTCCTTCgcagaatatttttctcatcatCTCAAAGACAAGAGAAACCATCATCATGAATCTCATAAAAATTCGAGACGCGATCGATCGACGTATTCTGATATACCAAGAAAACGCAGAAGAATGGATGATGGCGATGGGTGTATCAGAAACGATAAAACGTATTACGAAAAA aataaCAAGTCGAATTACGAAGTTCCCAGTATGAAGAATTATGACGAAGAAACCAACGATGATGATATGATTTATGTGTTAGGAGGTTCGTTGAATGATAGTGAAAAACCGCATATGcctatgaaaaatgaaatgccGTATGATTTAAATGATTCGATGATGTACCCTAATGAAG ATGAAAACGACGATTCTCGACCGTACCATAAACGATCTCCTTTACGAAGAGACAACTATAAGAAAGATCGAAGTCGTCCCCGTGGTCTTTCAGATCGAGGCCCTGACCGAGGTTTCGATAGAGGATCGGATAGAGGACCGGACCGAGGATTTGATAGAGGTCCTGATAGAGGCTCCGATCGCGGGCTGGACCGTGGACCTGATCGTTGCAACGTAGGCATGGCCAAAAGACGAGGTAGAGGCGGCGGTGTCGGAGTGCGCGGAGGAGGAGAAATGCACCGCAAAGGAAAACCCAGAGATAGAGAAGATAATAATGACTTTTATAATAATCAAGGAAAAAATCAGAGG gGGAACGAACCTATGTATTCGCATCAGTACAATATGCCTCGTAAACTGGAAGTTTGTAAATTCTATCTAAACGATTGCTGTACTAAACGAGATAAATGTATATACATGCACAATGATTTCCCTTGTAAATATCATCATACTCCTGGATCAACTTGTCATCTTGGCAAAAGTTGCAAATTTAGTCACTCGAAATTAGACGAAATTCAAAGAGCTgttctcaaaaaa TACGCGGATATACCTTGTAAAGAAATCGATGATATGCAACGCTTTCACCGAGAAAATAGCGGAAGTTCTACATACTCGGCTCATAAAGAGAAGAAAGAATCAGCTAATGCGAATAATCAAAATTCTCGAATACCGTCTTTGTTCGACGTGAAAATACCAATACCACCGGAATTTCGAG ACGAAGAAGGTAGTTCCACACCTATGCCTTCTCCTCAGAGCGGTTCTCAAATCTACGACGATGATGAAAA tGACGAAActatttataataaaatgaaCCATGATCATAATGACCGACACACAGAAACGACAACAGATGGAGAAGACACCGACAGAAAGCATAGCAATGAAGATACTGCGCACAAGAGTCATCATAGAAAAAAGAGTAAGAAAGGCGACGATCACAGCAGCGATAGCGAAAGAAGAAAACATtctgaaaaacgtaaaaaacattcgaaaaaagaagaaagaaaattcgacaagaagaaaaaacacgAACAAAAACAAGTCGATGATACTTATTCGAACATGTTTCCTGAACTGGAAGAACCTCCTTGGGATGCAGATTTCGACAAAGAAGACGAACCCCAAGAACAAG ctccagctCTTGCACTTACTCCAGCTGTTGTTACTCCTGCCATTGTAGAAGAACAACGAAGTCCGAAACACGAACAAAAAGAACCATCGGACGCGTTATCTCATCTACCTAAAAAACAACAAGAATTATTTTTAAGGATACAACAACATCAAAAAGAAGCCGAAACCGGTCAA AATTccaatattgatgaaaaagacGACGAAGAAGATGGTAAGGCAGACGTTAATTGGTACTCAAGTGATGAGGAAGAACCGGAGAAACCCGAGAGTTCATCTCCATTAGCTACTATTTTGAGAACAATTCAAACTAATTCAAATAACGTTCCTAGCAATGAGAAATCAAATAATTCTAATCCTGTAAATACGTATTTGCCGAATACTTCTTCGTCTAGACCGGCACCTTCTCAAGAGACTGATTCTGTG ATGGTTGATCCCTCGCAATTAGCAAATATCGATCTTAGCGACGAAGTCACTCAATTACTAAAGTCTGTTATGAAAACAGATGCTTCCTCAAGCAACCAACCAGCTTCTACGGATTCATTACCATCGAACTCTGATAGAGATGATCGAGTGTTCTCGCATTctag CAGGAGGTCTTCggatgataaaaattatcaaattgatcaaatgacGAGCAATGTAGCTAAGCCTTCTCAAAATGAAGACGTTGATCTGCGTTATTTAAATGCTAATAGCATATTGAACACCGCTTCGTTGTTTGCTTCTAATAGTCACGAATCTAATCCAAATAATGATATCGATTTTCGAACGTTACCATTTAAACCTGTTCCTATTCACGATGCTGCCACAGAAATAAATGCTTCGATTACTGCCCATCCCCCGATGGAGTATAAATTAAAACCACTCTCGTTTATTCCTCGTGTAAATTACGCTTCCATGACGGACGTGGCCAAA atgtGTGTAAACGATCCTCGCTTCAAAAAGAAACTAATGAATCCATCGAGTACAGAAAACGTAGAAAATGCTCACTCATGTCCACCATTCATACCGCAAGATCCACGTCATGCTTTAGCTGTCAAATCTATGAACGAAACGCCACGTATTGATCCAAGACTAGCAGATCCTCGTAAGCCTCACACAATCGATCCACGATTAGATACCAAGAACGCCGTTCCTAATTCGAAACTTGATCAAAGACCCGATCCTAGAATGATGGAAGCAAAAGTACCAGATAAAGAACCAGTTCGTCCTATTGTCGATTTTCGTGATCCTAGACTTAAATCTTGTAAATTTCCCGAAATTCCTATGCCTTTCCCTATAATGACACCTTTACCTCCGATTTTACCTGAAATGGCAGCCCCTATGCCGGTTAGGAAAGAAGATCCTAGGTTAAAATACAGAGCTAACCAAAAGTAA
- the su(sable) gene encoding general transcriptional corepressor trfA isoform X4 codes for MHLISTSVRKEMEADDIEDGEILEDESNEPTFPIKECPNNNEFPIVNKDFPHFEIENFEQKLHDEVKNSFAEYFSHHLKDKRNHHHESHKNSRRDRSTYSDIPRKRRRMDDGDGCIRNDKTYYEKNNKSNYEVPSMKNYDEETNDDDMIYVLGGSLNDSEKPHMPMKNEMPYDLNDSMMYPNEDENDDSRPYHKRSPLRRDNYKKDRSRPRGLSDRGPDRGFDRGSDRGPDRGFDRGPDRGSDRGLDRGPDRCNVGMAKRRGRGGGVGVRGGGEMHRKGKPRDREDNNDFYNNQGKNQRGNEPMYSHQYNMPRKLEVCKFYLNDCCTKRDKCIYMHNDFPCKYHHTPGSTCHLGKSCKFSHSKLDEIQRAVLKKYADIPCKEIDDMQRFHRENSGSSTYSAHKEKKESANANNQNSRIPSLFDVKIPIPPEFRDEEGSSTPMPSPQSGSQIYDDDENDETIYNKMNHDHNDRHTETTTDGEDTDRKHSNEDTAHKSHHRKKSKKGDDHSSDSERRKHSEKRKKHSKKEERKFDKKKKHEQKQVDDTYSNMFPELEEPPWDADFDKEDEPQEQAPALALTPAVVTPAIVEEQRSPKHEQKEPSDALSHLPKKQQELFLRIQQHQKEAETGQNSNIDEKDDEEDGKADVNWYSSDEEEPEKPESSSPLATILRTIQTNSNNVPSNEKSNNSNPVNTYLPNTSSSRPAPSQETDSVMVDPSQLANIDLSDEVTQLLKSVMKTDASSSNQPASTDSLPSNSDRDDRVFSHSSRRSSDDKNYQIDQMTSNVAKPSQNEDVDLRYLNANSILNTASLFASNSHESNPNNDIDFRTLPFKPVPIHDAATEINASITAHPPMEYKLKPLSFIPRVNYASMTDVAKMCVNDPRFKKKLMNPSSTENVENAHSCPPFIPQDPRHALAVKSMNETPRIDPRLADPRKPHTIDPRLDTKNAVPNSKLDQRPDPRMMEAKVPDKEPVRPIVDFRDPRLKSCKFPEIPMPFPIMTPLPPILPEMAAPMPVRKEDPRLKYRANQK; via the exons TAAAGAAATGGAAGCCGATGATATCGAAGATGGCGAAATATTGGAGGATGAAAGTAACGAGCCAACCTTCCCAATCAAAGAATGTCCTAACAATAACGAGTTCCCAATCGTAAATAAAGACTTCccacattttgaaattgaaaatttcgaacaaaaacTTCACGATGAGGTGAAGAACTCCTTCgcagaatatttttctcatcatCTCAAAGACAAGAGAAACCATCATCATGAATCTCATAAAAATTCGAGACGCGATCGATCGACGTATTCTGATATACCAAGAAAACGCAGAAGAATGGATGATGGCGATGGGTGTATCAGAAACGATAAAACGTATTACGAAAAA aataaCAAGTCGAATTACGAAGTTCCCAGTATGAAGAATTATGACGAAGAAACCAACGATGATGATATGATTTATGTGTTAGGAGGTTCGTTGAATGATAGTGAAAAACCGCATATGcctatgaaaaatgaaatgccGTATGATTTAAATGATTCGATGATGTACCCTAATGAAG ATGAAAACGACGATTCTCGACCGTACCATAAACGATCTCCTTTACGAAGAGACAACTATAAGAAAGATCGAAGTCGTCCCCGTGGTCTTTCAGATCGAGGCCCTGACCGAGGTTTCGATAGAGGATCGGATAGAGGACCGGACCGAGGATTTGATAGAGGTCCTGATAGAGGCTCCGATCGCGGGCTGGACCGTGGACCTGATCGTTGCAACGTAGGCATGGCCAAAAGACGAGGTAGAGGCGGCGGTGTCGGAGTGCGCGGAGGAGGAGAAATGCACCGCAAAGGAAAACCCAGAGATAGAGAAGATAATAATGACTTTTATAATAATCAAGGAAAAAATCAGAGG gGGAACGAACCTATGTATTCGCATCAGTACAATATGCCTCGTAAACTGGAAGTTTGTAAATTCTATCTAAACGATTGCTGTACTAAACGAGATAAATGTATATACATGCACAATGATTTCCCTTGTAAATATCATCATACTCCTGGATCAACTTGTCATCTTGGCAAAAGTTGCAAATTTAGTCACTCGAAATTAGACGAAATTCAAAGAGCTgttctcaaaaaa TACGCGGATATACCTTGTAAAGAAATCGATGATATGCAACGCTTTCACCGAGAAAATAGCGGAAGTTCTACATACTCGGCTCATAAAGAGAAGAAAGAATCAGCTAATGCGAATAATCAAAATTCTCGAATACCGTCTTTGTTCGACGTGAAAATACCAATACCACCGGAATTTCGAG ACGAAGAAGGTAGTTCCACACCTATGCCTTCTCCTCAGAGCGGTTCTCAAATCTACGACGATGATGAAAA tGACGAAActatttataataaaatgaaCCATGATCATAATGACCGACACACAGAAACGACAACAGATGGAGAAGACACCGACAGAAAGCATAGCAATGAAGATACTGCGCACAAGAGTCATCATAGAAAAAAGAGTAAGAAAGGCGACGATCACAGCAGCGATAGCGAAAGAAGAAAACATtctgaaaaacgtaaaaaacattcgaaaaaagaagaaagaaaattcgacaagaagaaaaaacacgAACAAAAACAAGTCGATGATACTTATTCGAACATGTTTCCTGAACTGGAAGAACCTCCTTGGGATGCAGATTTCGACAAAGAAGACGAACCCCAAGAACAAG ctccagctCTTGCACTTACTCCAGCTGTTGTTACTCCTGCCATTGTAGAAGAACAACGAAGTCCGAAACACGAACAAAAAGAACCATCGGACGCGTTATCTCATCTACCTAAAAAACAACAAGAATTATTTTTAAGGATACAACAACATCAAAAAGAAGCCGAAACCGGTCAA AATTccaatattgatgaaaaagacGACGAAGAAGATGGTAAGGCAGACGTTAATTGGTACTCAAGTGATGAGGAAGAACCGGAGAAACCCGAGAGTTCATCTCCATTAGCTACTATTTTGAGAACAATTCAAACTAATTCAAATAACGTTCCTAGCAATGAGAAATCAAATAATTCTAATCCTGTAAATACGTATTTGCCGAATACTTCTTCGTCTAGACCGGCACCTTCTCAAGAGACTGATTCTGTG ATGGTTGATCCCTCGCAATTAGCAAATATCGATCTTAGCGACGAAGTCACTCAATTACTAAAGTCTGTTATGAAAACAGATGCTTCCTCAAGCAACCAACCAGCTTCTACGGATTCATTACCATCGAACTCTGATAGAGATGATCGAGTGTTCTCGCATTctag CAGGAGGTCTTCggatgataaaaattatcaaattgatcaaatgacGAGCAATGTAGCTAAGCCTTCTCAAAATGAAGACGTTGATCTGCGTTATTTAAATGCTAATAGCATATTGAACACCGCTTCGTTGTTTGCTTCTAATAGTCACGAATCTAATCCAAATAATGATATCGATTTTCGAACGTTACCATTTAAACCTGTTCCTATTCACGATGCTGCCACAGAAATAAATGCTTCGATTACTGCCCATCCCCCGATGGAGTATAAATTAAAACCACTCTCGTTTATTCCTCGTGTAAATTACGCTTCCATGACGGACGTGGCCAAA atgtGTGTAAACGATCCTCGCTTCAAAAAGAAACTAATGAATCCATCGAGTACAGAAAACGTAGAAAATGCTCACTCATGTCCACCATTCATACCGCAAGATCCACGTCATGCTTTAGCTGTCAAATCTATGAACGAAACGCCACGTATTGATCCAAGACTAGCAGATCCTCGTAAGCCTCACACAATCGATCCACGATTAGATACCAAGAACGCCGTTCCTAATTCGAAACTTGATCAAAGACCCGATCCTAGAATGATGGAAGCAAAAGTACCAGATAAAGAACCAGTTCGTCCTATTGTCGATTTTCGTGATCCTAGACTTAAATCTTGTAAATTTCCCGAAATTCCTATGCCTTTCCCTATAATGACACCTTTACCTCCGATTTTACCTGAAATGGCAGCCCCTATGCCGGTTAGGAAAGAAGATCCTAGGTTAAAATACAGAGCTAACCAAAAGTAA